In a single window of the Elaeis guineensis isolate ETL-2024a chromosome 6, EG11, whole genome shotgun sequence genome:
- the LOC105035495 gene encoding uncharacterized protein isoform X2, giving the protein MRMMTMEATRLHPPSIEKTFGSSSRKAKKQKVIQQKEARVAREYDLMKEILEAMSTILETFMSHIDMHFGTIAEAMAREQDMAEKNAVRVMEELLTLEALTSGEVIKVADILVAEPSKSAVFFSLPPQLKRQKDQILLLQNLVTK; this is encoded by the exons atgaggatgatgacgatggagGCCACTCGGTTACACCCTCCTTCGATAGAGAAGACATTTGGTAGCAGTTCGAGAAAGGCAAAGAAGCAGAAAGTTATCCAACAGAAGGAAGCAAGGGTGGCGAGAGAATATGATCTTATGAAGGAGATTTTAGAGGCCATGTCTACGATCCTCGAGACATTTATGTCGCACATAGATATGCATTTTGGTACCATAGCTGAAGCAATGGCACGTGAGCAAGACATGGCTGAGAAGAATGCAGTGAGAGTAATGGAGGAGCTACTTACATTAGAGGCATTGACTAGTGGTGAAGTGATAAAAGTGGCTGATATTCTTGTAGCAGAGCCTAGCAAGAGTGCAGTGTTCTTCTCCCTTCCACCACAGTTGAAGAGGCA GAAGGACCAAATCCTGTTATTGCAAAATCTGGTAACCAAATAA
- the LOC105035495 gene encoding uncharacterized protein isoform X1 — MRMMTMEATRLHPPSIEKTFGSSSRKAKKQKVIQQKEARVAREYDLMKEILEAMSTILETFMSHIDMHFGTIAEAMAREQDMAEKNAVRVMEELLTLEALTSGEVIKVADILVAEPSKSAVFFSLPPQLKRQIVMIYLNLDNFDMTNDWRFRFWNDIKLWHHLLSYLQTSKCVFG, encoded by the exons atgaggatgatgacgatggagGCCACTCGGTTACACCCTCCTTCGATAGAGAAGACATTTGGTAGCAGTTCGAGAAAGGCAAAGAAGCAGAAAGTTATCCAACAGAAGGAAGCAAGGGTGGCGAGAGAATATGATCTTATGAAGGAGATTTTAGAGGCCATGTCTACGATCCTCGAGACATTTATGTCGCACATAGATATGCATTTTGGTACCATAGCTGAAGCAATGGCACGTGAGCAAGACATGGCTGAGAAGAATGCAGTGAGAGTAATGGAGGAGCTACTTACATTAGAGGCATTGACTAGTGGTGAAGTGATAAAAGTGGCTGATATTCTTGTAGCAGAGCCTAGCAAGAGTGCAGTGTTCTTCTCCCTTCCACCACAGTTGAAGAGGCA GATTGTCATGATTTATTTGAATCTTGATAATTTTGATATGACAAATGATTGGCGGTTTAGGTTTTGGAATGATATAAAATTATGGCATCATCTGCTTTCATATCTTCAGACTTCAAAATGCGTGTTTGGATGA